Proteins found in one Oscillatoria salina IIICB1 genomic segment:
- a CDS encoding glycosyltransferase family 2 protein yields MFNSNSFFSVIIPTCNRNDLLAKCLDCLAPGIQTLPIEKYEVIVTDDGLETTAEEMLLKCYPWVKWVAGSQLGPAANRNNGAKYARGEWLVFTDDDCLPDRHWLEAYTKAITTIPEYQVFEGRVYVDRPRRYLAETSPVNESGGYLWSCNFTIKRELFQSLGGFDERFPYATMEDVEFRVRLTKQGYKFAFVKEASVCHPWRFKKGWYQLKQHQESTLLYLSIHPEQLDEVNSFYYLKHFWRVFQFNLLSAIEFGEFKFYYLVIEPCFYLRMSSLIFVKHHGHKLLRHIMSLPQK; encoded by the coding sequence ATGTTCAACTCAAACTCTTTTTTCTCAGTGATTATACCTACCTGCAATCGCAATGATTTGCTAGCAAAGTGTTTGGATTGTTTAGCCCCTGGAATTCAAACTTTACCCATTGAAAAATACGAAGTTATCGTTACTGATGACGGTCTTGAAACTACTGCCGAGGAGATGCTTCTTAAGTGCTATCCTTGGGTAAAGTGGGTAGCAGGATCGCAGCTAGGACCGGCAGCAAATCGCAATAATGGAGCTAAGTATGCTCGCGGAGAATGGTTGGTTTTCACCGATGACGATTGCTTGCCAGATCGCCACTGGTTAGAAGCATATACAAAAGCAATAACTACTATTCCGGAATATCAAGTTTTTGAAGGTAGAGTTTATGTAGATCGCCCTCGCCGCTACCTTGCAGAAACCTCTCCTGTTAACGAATCAGGGGGGTATCTTTGGTCGTGTAACTTTACTATCAAAAGAGAATTGTTTCAATCTCTTGGAGGTTTTGACGAGCGATTTCCTTATGCCACAATGGAGGATGTAGAGTTCAGAGTAAGGTTGACCAAGCAAGGGTATAAGTTCGCTTTTGTCAAGGAAGCTAGTGTGTGCCATCCTTGGAGATTTAAAAAAGGTTGGTATCAATTGAAACAACATCAAGAATCGACCTTACTTTACTTATCTATTCATCCTGAACAGTTGGATGAGGTTAACTCTTTTTATTACTTAAAGCATTTTTGGCGTGTGTTTCAGTTTAATCTGTTGTCGGCAATAGAATTTGGTGAGTTTAAGTTCTACTATTTAGTTATTGAACCATGTTTTTATTTGAGAATGTCAAGTTTAATTTTTGTGAAGCATCATGGGCATAAGTTATTAAGACATATAATGAGTTTGCCACAAAAGTGA
- a CDS encoding glycosyltransferase family 4 protein produces MVIKVFLLCPGLGNVKRGFETFTQECFQALSQEPALDITLFQGGGESSKKIVVLPNLSRESQTAIQLGKITKRGAYYIEQVSFGLSFLAYIQSQQPDIIYFSDGRLGNLLWHWRRFRKQNYKLLFSNGGPLSPPFSRWDLVQQVTPTHLEIALASGETMAKHKLVPYGINVSRELEIVSQLEIEALRSQLKLPQKRKIVLSVGAINKSHKRMDYVVREIASLPKPRPYLLLLGQQDSESAEILQLGYQLLGKGNFQMRTVAAEQMADYYKVADIFVLASLREGFGRVFLEAMSYGLPCLAHDYEVTRFVLGEEGFFANFELSGSLRKLVSQVLTSSDDIYQRHQRHQRVYQRFSWEKLLPSYVAMIRFVALNEGWVETNVSV; encoded by the coding sequence ATGGTAATTAAAGTTTTTCTTCTTTGTCCTGGACTAGGAAACGTTAAGCGAGGTTTCGAGACTTTTACCCAAGAATGTTTTCAGGCTCTTTCTCAAGAACCAGCTTTGGATATCACGCTTTTTCAAGGTGGCGGAGAGTCAAGCAAAAAAATAGTTGTTTTACCAAATTTATCCCGCGAAAGTCAAACAGCAATTCAACTAGGTAAAATCACGAAAAGAGGAGCTTACTACATCGAACAGGTTTCCTTTGGTTTAAGCTTTCTTGCTTATATTCAATCGCAGCAACCGGATATTATTTATTTTAGCGACGGCAGGTTAGGGAATTTGCTTTGGCACTGGCGACGTTTTCGCAAACAAAATTATAAGCTGCTTTTCTCTAATGGCGGACCACTTTCACCTCCTTTTTCACGCTGGGATTTAGTCCAACAAGTTACACCCACACATCTAGAAATAGCTTTAGCATCGGGAGAAACTATGGCTAAACATAAGCTTGTTCCTTATGGAATTAACGTTTCTAGGGAACTAGAAATTGTTTCTCAGCTAGAAATTGAGGCACTACGAAGTCAGCTAAAATTGCCTCAAAAGCGGAAGATTGTTCTCTCGGTAGGAGCGATTAACAAATCTCACAAGCGGATGGATTATGTAGTTCGTGAGATTGCTAGTTTACCAAAACCGCGTCCTTATCTATTGTTACTGGGACAACAAGATTCCGAGTCTGCTGAAATTCTCCAGTTAGGGTATCAATTGTTAGGAAAAGGTAATTTTCAAATGAGAACTGTGGCTGCGGAACAAATGGCAGATTACTACAAAGTAGCTGATATTTTTGTGCTAGCTTCTCTCAGAGAAGGGTTTGGGCGAGTATTTTTAGAGGCGATGTCTTATGGTTTACCTTGTTTAGCTCACGATTACGAAGTTACTCGCTTTGTTTTGGGAGAAGAAGGCTTTTTTGCTAACTTTGAATTGTCAGGAAGTTTGAGGAAGCTAGTTTCTCAAGTATTAACATCAAGTGATGATATCTATCAGCGTCACCAGCGTCATCAAAGGGTGTATCAACGTTTTAGCTGGGAAAAGTTACTTCCCAGCTATGTTGCTATGATTCGCTTTGTGGCTCTTAATGAAGGTTGGGTAGAAACTAATGTTTCTGTTTGA
- a CDS encoding calcium-binding protein yields the protein MATIIGTNSADRLQGTSGDDTIQGLDGSDLLLGDRGNDLLQGGAQPDTLQGSPGIDTLEGGIGNDVYRMFGLDATEDIINELAGQGNRDTVHTDQSNYTLPANVEKLVLFALGTNGIGNELNNIMQRVQNNPNGAPITLSGMAGNDTLIGSDRNDSLDGGDDSDSLSGALGDDTLNGGAGIDILNGGLGNDTYIVDNSQDNIVEISTGGTDLVIASVDYTLTNNVENLTLSGVNNLTGSGNDLDNEIVGNDGNNLLQGILGNDTLSGGLGNDTLNGGTGDDSLEGGTGADSLVGASGFDSLFGGDGSDTLLGNRDDDYLEGGLGSDSLEGGLGDDTLIGVDPSTGFGSAEIDTLTGGKGSDVFVLGDATNVYYNNDNTDLALIVDFTISQGDQIRLQGQLIDYTFSVSGGSNTAIVEIATNDQIAIVQGIDPTTLNQASNFEFV from the coding sequence ATGGCAACTATTATAGGAACCAATTCAGCCGATCGATTGCAAGGTACTTCTGGTGACGATACGATCCAGGGTCTGGATGGTAGCGACCTGCTGTTAGGCGATAGAGGTAATGATTTACTTCAAGGTGGTGCGCAGCCTGACACACTTCAAGGATCGCCAGGAATTGATACTTTGGAAGGTGGCATAGGCAATGACGTTTATCGTATGTTTGGTCTTGATGCCACAGAGGATATTATTAACGAACTTGCTGGTCAAGGCAACCGAGATACAGTCCACACCGACCAAAGCAATTACACTTTGCCTGCAAACGTAGAAAAATTAGTATTGTTTGCTCTAGGAACTAATGGTATTGGTAACGAACTTAATAACATTATGCAACGGGTGCAAAACAATCCTAACGGCGCTCCGATAACTTTGTCTGGTATGGCAGGCAATGATACGCTCATTGGTAGCGATCGCAACGATTCACTAGATGGAGGTGACGATAGTGACAGTCTTTCCGGAGCCTTAGGAGATGACACTCTCAATGGTGGTGCAGGAATCGATATACTAAATGGTGGTTTAGGCAACGATACCTACATCGTGGATAATTCTCAGGATAATATTGTAGAAATTTCTACTGGAGGCACCGATCTAGTTATTGCTTCTGTAGATTATACCTTAACCAATAACGTTGAAAACCTAACTTTAAGTGGAGTTAATAATTTAACTGGAAGTGGCAATGACTTGGATAATGAGATTGTCGGCAATGACGGCAATAATCTCCTTCAAGGAATATTAGGTAACGATACTCTCAGTGGTGGTCTTGGTAATGATACTCTCAATGGTGGTACTGGTGATGACTCTTTAGAAGGCGGAACTGGTGCTGACAGTCTTGTTGGAGCTTCAGGTTTCGACTCGCTCTTTGGAGGTGACGGTAGTGACACTCTTCTAGGAAATCGTGACGATGACTATTTAGAGGGTGGTCTTGGTAGTGATAGTCTCGAAGGTGGTCTTGGAGACGATACTTTGATTGGAGTAGATCCATCGACTGGATTTGGCTCGGCAGAAATAGATACTCTTACTGGTGGTAAGGGAAGCGATGTGTTTGTACTTGGAGATGCTACTAATGTTTACTACAACAACGATAACACTGATTTGGCGCTGATCGTTGATTTTACAATCTCTCAGGGAGACCAAATTAGGTTACAAGGTCAGTTAATTGATTATACTTTTTCGGTAAGCGGAGGTTCTAATACCGCCATTGTTGAAATTGCGACTAACGATCAAATTGCAATTGTTCAGGGGATCGATCCGACAACTCTCAACCAAGCAAGTAACTTCGAGTTTGTCTAA
- a CDS encoding glycosyltransferase family 2 protein, whose amino-acid sequence MPNGSQWPRITIVTPSYNQGQYLEETIRSVLLQGYPNLEYIIIDGGSTDKSVEIIKKYQPWLTYWQSKKDNGQSDAINQGFALSTGEIMGWVNSDDILAKQALYHLALYYQPGLNWWNGTASQIMQDGTIIWRDPQQISHVTRNDLLHARKIITQISTFWTREIWNQVGSYVSDRNLVMDYELWLRFSQLTNCLIIPETLGFFRTHFQAKTGTVEGFKRYLSECDRLRLQEYIKERQPFIIRAILINFWTRFSYSKIYGWKTWLMKIPIPYV is encoded by the coding sequence ATGCCCAACGGTTCACAATGGCCTCGCATTACTATTGTCACACCCAGCTACAATCAAGGTCAATACTTGGAAGAAACTATCCGCTCTGTACTTTTACAAGGCTATCCAAATCTCGAATATATAATTATCGATGGTGGTAGTACCGATAAATCTGTCGAGATAATTAAAAAATATCAGCCTTGGCTTACTTATTGGCAAAGTAAAAAGGATAATGGACAAAGCGATGCAATTAATCAGGGATTTGCTTTATCAACAGGTGAAATAATGGGCTGGGTTAACAGTGACGATATTTTAGCCAAACAAGCCCTTTATCATCTTGCACTTTATTACCAACCAGGCTTAAATTGGTGGAATGGAACTGCATCACAAATTATGCAAGATGGAACTATAATTTGGCGCGATCCACAGCAAATAAGTCATGTGACTCGAAACGACTTACTTCATGCGAGAAAAATAATTACTCAAATTTCGACTTTTTGGACTCGTGAAATCTGGAATCAAGTCGGTTCCTATGTTAGCGATCGTAATTTAGTCATGGACTATGAATTATGGTTACGATTTTCTCAGTTAACTAATTGTCTGATTATTCCCGAAACATTAGGCTTTTTTCGCACTCATTTTCAGGCTAAAACAGGAACAGTTGAAGGATTTAAAAGATATTTGTCTGAATGCGATCGGTTGAGATTACAAGAATATATCAAAGAAAGACAACCATTTATTATCAGAGCAATTTTAATTAATTTCTGGACTAGATTTTCTTACTCGAAAATTTATGGTTGGAAAACTTGGTTGATGAAAATACCAATTCCTTATGTTTAA
- a CDS encoding glycosyltransferase family protein: protein MSADLPRLLIVSEVTFNKEGKGATRTLFNLFKNYPVEKLLLLAPENALKQQPPSPPFNQQVISFPGYQPPINLNNRFGKLFKPWLLATKIQLLDWLPIPHLQTLEAFQPEVIFVCPHNIRYLRIGQKLARHFRCPSLIYLMDDWLANKKLWWLSGNTQQVAYQSLQEATGWLMISEQLQTELSRRYQIQPQRSLIVHNPVELTGKEPPSEQPQARNTFQVAYAGSIYPMHYDALAAVAEAVFELKHDGEDIELILYTNPSFWNLYQHHWEKWEVIYGSLIPYEELNSYLKQADLLLVATSFLPESSHLVRASVLTKLTDYMVAGRPILACGPNYSASHEFLRTWNCGLLCETNQIKQIKEFLRLQIANRRSNHLLAQKAFAVVKDNFSTEVVNNKLYSFIKSISQIK, encoded by the coding sequence ATGAGCGCCGATTTACCACGATTACTAATTGTTAGTGAAGTAACCTTCAACAAAGAGGGAAAAGGAGCAACGCGAACCCTTTTTAATCTCTTCAAAAATTATCCAGTTGAAAAGTTATTATTATTGGCTCCCGAAAATGCTCTTAAACAACAACCCCCATCTCCTCCCTTTAATCAACAGGTAATTTCTTTCCCTGGATATCAACCACCAATAAATCTTAACAATCGCTTTGGTAAGTTGTTCAAACCTTGGCTATTAGCTACCAAAATTCAGTTACTTGACTGGCTACCCATTCCCCACCTACAAACCTTAGAAGCTTTTCAACCAGAAGTAATTTTCGTCTGTCCCCACAACATTCGCTATCTACGAATTGGACAAAAATTAGCTCGCCACTTTCGCTGTCCAAGTTTAATTTACTTGATGGATGACTGGTTAGCTAACAAAAAGTTGTGGTGGCTTTCAGGTAACACCCAACAAGTAGCTTATCAAAGTTTGCAAGAAGCTACGGGTTGGCTAATGATTAGCGAACAACTACAAACAGAATTATCTCGTCGGTATCAAATTCAACCTCAGCGATCGTTAATCGTTCATAATCCTGTTGAGTTAACAGGAAAAGAGCCACCAAGCGAACAGCCACAAGCTCGAAATACATTTCAGGTTGCTTACGCTGGTTCTATTTATCCCATGCACTACGATGCTCTAGCCGCCGTAGCAGAAGCAGTTTTTGAGTTAAAGCATGATGGTGAAGATATTGAATTAATTTTGTACACTAATCCTTCTTTTTGGAATCTATATCAACACCATTGGGAAAAATGGGAGGTTATTTATGGCTCACTCATTCCCTACGAGGAACTTAACTCTTATCTAAAACAAGCCGATTTATTGTTAGTTGCTACATCATTTTTGCCCGAAAGTTCTCATTTAGTTCGTGCTTCTGTGCTTACTAAATTAACAGATTATATGGTTGCGGGCAGACCAATTCTTGCTTGCGGTCCAAATTACTCTGCTTCTCATGAATTTCTGAGAACCTGGAACTGTGGTTTACTATGTGAAACTAATCAAATTAAACAAATCAAAGAATTTCTCCGGCTACAAATCGCTAATCGCCGTTCAAATCATCTCCTTGCTCAAAAAGCTTTTGCTGTTGTCAAAGATAATTTCAGCACAGAAGTTGTCAATAACAAGCTATATTCTTTTATCAAAAGTATCAGCCAAATCAAGTAA
- a CDS encoding glycosyltransferase family 1 protein, which translates to MLIVQIVPKLPPAIGGVEDYALILARRLRSDFGIDTHFLVGDLSWEGEEKIEGFGVTRISQRNATSLLSSLPPNTDKILLHYVGYGYAKRGCPLWLIEGLERWRSQSQERFLVTMFHEVYAAGRPFWTSAFWLFPLQKNLASRLVKLCDRALTSVQLYAEILTLLSQGKHSHIPSLPVFSNVGEPLEVEPLTARKRQLVVFGGRSKRLQAYQQAATLNKVCQLLDLETILDIGTPTNLDFSTISRIPVREMGKLSAAEISRLMLDSVAGFFVNRPELLAKSTIFAAYCAHGLVPVNAYSNPQSTDGKEAEKSSWIPELEPKTLKIAKKVHSEPKVVFQEIANNAFSSYHKHDLSTHAQKFATYFFSDDR; encoded by the coding sequence ATGTTAATTGTGCAAATTGTCCCCAAATTACCCCCAGCGATCGGTGGTGTAGAAGATTATGCCTTAATTTTAGCTCGGCGATTGCGATCGGATTTTGGTATAGATACTCATTTTTTGGTCGGCGATCTTAGTTGGGAAGGAGAGGAAAAAATAGAGGGATTTGGGGTTACTCGCATAAGTCAGAGAAATGCGACTAGCTTGTTGTCAAGTTTGCCCCCAAATACTGATAAAATTCTCTTACATTATGTGGGCTACGGTTACGCCAAGCGAGGTTGTCCCTTATGGTTAATAGAAGGTTTGGAGAGATGGCGTAGTCAGAGTCAAGAGAGATTCCTAGTGACAATGTTTCATGAAGTATACGCTGCTGGAAGACCATTTTGGACGAGTGCCTTTTGGCTATTTCCCCTGCAAAAAAATCTTGCTAGTCGTTTGGTGAAGTTATGCGATCGCGCACTTACCAGCGTACAACTTTACGCAGAAATTCTTACCTTACTTAGTCAAGGGAAACATTCTCACATTCCTAGCTTACCAGTCTTCTCCAATGTCGGAGAACCCTTAGAAGTAGAACCTTTAACAGCACGAAAACGACAGTTAGTAGTATTTGGCGGCCGTAGCAAAAGATTACAAGCCTATCAACAAGCAGCCACACTAAACAAAGTTTGTCAATTACTCGATTTGGAAACTATTCTAGACATCGGTACGCCTACAAATCTCGATTTTTCAACGATTAGTAGGATACCCGTAAGAGAAATGGGTAAGTTATCAGCAGCAGAAATTAGTCGTCTTATGTTAGACAGTGTGGCAGGTTTTTTTGTCAATCGCCCCGAATTACTTGCAAAATCAACTATATTTGCTGCCTATTGCGCTCATGGCTTAGTACCTGTTAATGCCTATAGTAATCCCCAGTCTACAGATGGTAAAGAAGCGGAAAAATCTTCTTGGATTCCGGAACTAGAACCAAAGACATTGAAGATAGCCAAAAAGGTACACTCAGAACCAAAAGTTGTTTTCCAAGAAATTGCCAATAATGCTTTCTCCTCGTACCATAAACATGACTTATCAACTCATGCTCAAAAATTTGCTACTTACTTTTTTTCAGACGATCGGTAA
- a CDS encoding glycosyltransferase family 4 protein — protein MKIILYSSVFWPSIGGIETITATLAENIVKLGHECIVITETSSDSKENYSFQVVRQPSLQERFNLARKCDLIHSNGASVAMFPFAKINKKPFIWTHNGYQVSCVDGLGWVDGEPAPMSPWSSLKYHFRKKGLLHFCRESIKLAVRRYVANQVDLNIACTNWVAQRQPLKKQIVAYTPYCLSQFEVAPKNQPKKYDFIYVGRLVSEKGLIELIRAFHLLLSHPNYQEKTLAIVGSGNMKPGLEKLVEQLSITNQVFFLGAMYGSELVETISQASIGVVPSIWEEPMGGVALELLAAGKNLIVSESGGHAECIGNAGLRFKNGDYQSLYQCMVKLSEDRQLAQQHLKYAENKLKEYNEVKLTKKYLELYKLVVNNKLEEIL, from the coding sequence ATGAAAATAATTCTTTACTCTTCTGTCTTTTGGCCTTCAATAGGTGGAATTGAAACTATTACTGCTACTCTTGCTGAAAATATTGTTAAACTAGGACATGAATGTATCGTTATTACCGAAACAAGTTCAGATAGCAAAGAAAATTATAGTTTTCAAGTAGTTCGTCAACCATCGCTCCAAGAAAGGTTTAATTTAGCGCGTAAATGCGATTTAATTCACTCTAATGGTGCAAGTGTTGCGATGTTTCCCTTTGCTAAAATAAATAAAAAACCTTTTATCTGGACTCATAACGGATATCAAGTTTCGTGCGTTGATGGTCTCGGTTGGGTTGATGGAGAACCAGCACCAATGTCTCCTTGGAGTTCTCTAAAGTATCATTTTCGGAAAAAAGGTTTGTTGCATTTTTGTCGAGAATCAATTAAACTAGCTGTCCGACGCTACGTTGCTAATCAAGTAGATTTAAATATTGCTTGTACTAACTGGGTAGCTCAACGACAGCCCTTAAAAAAACAAATTGTTGCTTATACTCCTTATTGTTTGAGTCAATTTGAAGTTGCCCCAAAAAACCAACCCAAAAAGTATGATTTTATCTACGTTGGTCGTTTAGTTAGCGAAAAAGGTCTCATCGAACTAATTCGAGCATTTCATCTGCTACTTTCTCACCCTAATTACCAAGAAAAAACCTTGGCAATTGTAGGAAGTGGAAATATGAAACCAGGTTTAGAAAAACTTGTTGAGCAACTGTCTATTACTAATCAGGTATTTTTCCTAGGAGCAATGTATGGCTCAGAGTTAGTAGAAACCATTAGTCAAGCTAGTATTGGTGTAGTTCCTTCAATTTGGGAAGAACCTATGGGTGGGGTAGCATTAGAGTTATTAGCTGCTGGTAAAAATCTAATTGTATCTGAGTCTGGTGGTCATGCAGAGTGTATTGGAAATGCAGGACTGCGGTTTAAGAATGGAGATTATCAGTCACTTTACCAATGTATGGTAAAACTTAGTGAAGATCGGCAACTTGCACAACAACATCTAAAATATGCTGAAAATAAACTTAAAGAATATAATGAGGTTAAACTGACGAAGAAATATTTAGAATTATATAAATTAGTAGTTAACAATAAACTAGAAGAAATTTTATGA
- a CDS encoding glycosyltransferase family 4 protein, translated as MRILFLHPNFPAQFRHLAATMAQDSRHQVIFGTKRKEGSINGVYKALYNPSREARPETHHYVRNLENAVLQGQAVYRIAEKLKSIGFIPDLVYGHSGWGPTLFIKDIFPQAKLLCYFEWFYRSHGSDADFDPSDPLTADDEARIRIKNAPILIDLYSCDRGLSPTSWQQEQFPSEYHNKITVRHDGVDTEYFQPLPGAKLVLPRINLDLSSVTEIVTYVARGMEPYRGFPQFIETVGLLLERRPQTHVVIVGENRVAYGKQLPDGKTYKDLMLEKVPLDLQRVHFTGLLPYSEYLQVLQASSVHVYLTRPFVLSWSLLEALATGCIVVASGTPPVKEVIEDGVNGLLVDFFSPQEISDRVEEVLNYPSKMTEIRQKARETIQQRYDLAKLLPQHIEWIESALGG; from the coding sequence ATGCGGATCTTATTTCTACACCCCAATTTTCCTGCTCAATTTCGTCATCTAGCAGCAACAATGGCGCAAGATAGTCGCCATCAGGTTATCTTTGGCACGAAGCGCAAAGAAGGTAGTATTAATGGAGTGTATAAAGCACTTTATAATCCTTCGCGGGAAGCACGTCCAGAAACTCATCACTACGTGCGTAATTTAGAAAATGCTGTTTTACAAGGTCAAGCGGTTTATCGCATCGCTGAGAAACTCAAATCGATCGGCTTTATACCCGATTTAGTTTACGGTCATTCGGGTTGGGGACCGACATTATTTATTAAAGATATTTTCCCCCAAGCTAAGTTATTGTGTTACTTTGAGTGGTTTTATCGTTCTCATGGTTCGGATGCGGATTTCGATCCTAGCGATCCTTTAACCGCAGACGACGAAGCGAGAATTAGAATCAAAAATGCGCCTATTTTAATCGACCTTTATAGCTGCGATCGCGGTCTGTCTCCAACCTCCTGGCAGCAAGAACAATTTCCCTCAGAATATCACAACAAAATTACTGTACGTCACGATGGTGTTGATACAGAATATTTTCAACCCTTACCGGGTGCAAAGCTTGTTTTACCGCGTATTAATTTAGATTTGTCGTCAGTCACAGAAATAGTAACTTATGTGGCACGGGGAATGGAACCTTACCGAGGTTTTCCTCAGTTTATCGAAACGGTAGGTTTATTGCTAGAAAGACGACCTCAAACTCATGTAGTTATTGTCGGTGAAAACCGAGTTGCTTACGGAAAGCAGTTACCTGATGGGAAAACTTATAAAGATTTAATGTTAGAAAAAGTGCCTTTAGATTTGCAGAGGGTTCATTTTACGGGATTATTGCCTTATTCTGAATATTTGCAAGTGCTACAAGCGTCTTCAGTTCACGTTTATTTAACTCGTCCTTTTGTTTTATCTTGGTCGTTGTTGGAAGCACTTGCTACTGGTTGTATAGTTGTGGCTTCGGGAACTCCTCCAGTTAAAGAGGTAATCGAAGATGGGGTGAATGGTTTGTTGGTAGACTTTTTCTCACCTCAAGAAATTAGCGATCGCGTCGAAGAGGTTCTCAATTATCCTAGCAAGATGACTGAAATTAGGCAGAAAGCAAGAGAAACTATTCAACAGCGTTACGATTTAGCAAAATTACTACCACAGCATATCGAATGGATCGAGTCAGCGCTAGGAGGTTAA
- a CDS encoding glycosyltransferase family 4 protein — MKVLHINQSDVSGGAAIAGYRLHQGLLAKGIDSRLLVGTVKTSSDRVAATPPRKYRLENQIIRLTRRLGLNYLHLLSSFDIPEHPFYQQADVLNFHNLHLGYFNYLAIPLLTKHKPALFTLHDMWSFTGHCAYSYDCDRWKIGCGKCPYPDIYPPIQQDNTHLEWKLKNWVYSRSKLTIVTLSKWLTEQVEQSMLNCFPIYHIPNGIDTSAYQPLDSNLCRQLLDIPVTKKVIMFGAESITLVRKGGDLLLKALTSLPKSLQAELLLLTIGEGGEAIAQTAGISTLNLGYVSSDRLKSVAYSAADLFVFPTRADNLPLMLQESMACGTPMVSFKIGGVPDLVRPGITGAIAEPENPQDFSEKIVQLLEDVNLREKMSQNCRAIAVQEYSLDLQGKRYLELYQQLLN; from the coding sequence ATGAAAGTTTTGCACATAAATCAATCTGATGTAAGTGGTGGTGCAGCGATCGCCGGTTACAGACTGCATCAAGGTTTACTAGCTAAGGGGATTGACTCTCGCTTACTGGTGGGAACTGTGAAAACCAGCAGCGATCGCGTCGCTGCTACTCCTCCTCGCAAATACCGTCTCGAAAATCAAATTATTCGCTTAACTCGGCGACTAGGATTGAACTATCTTCATCTCCTTAGTAGCTTCGATATTCCAGAACATCCTTTTTATCAACAAGCAGATGTTCTCAACTTTCACAACCTCCACCTCGGTTACTTTAACTACCTAGCAATTCCCTTATTAACTAAGCATAAACCAGCTTTATTTACTCTCCATGATATGTGGAGTTTTACAGGTCACTGTGCCTATAGCTACGACTGCGATCGCTGGAAAATAGGTTGTGGTAAATGTCCTTATCCGGATATTTATCCACCTATTCAACAAGATAATACTCATTTAGAGTGGAAGTTAAAAAACTGGGTTTACAGCCGTTCTAAGCTTACCATTGTTACTCTTAGTAAATGGCTGACAGAGCAGGTTGAACAAAGTATGCTCAACTGCTTTCCCATTTATCACATTCCTAATGGAATTGATACTTCAGCTTATCAACCTTTAGATTCTAATTTATGTCGTCAGCTACTCGACATTCCAGTCACAAAAAAAGTAATTATGTTTGGAGCAGAAAGTATCACTTTAGTTCGTAAAGGAGGCGATCTGCTCTTAAAAGCTTTAACTAGCTTACCCAAATCTCTTCAAGCGGAATTATTATTGCTGACTATTGGTGAAGGTGGCGAAGCGATCGCGCAGACTGCGGGAATTTCTACCCTAAATTTAGGCTACGTCAGCAGCGATCGCCTGAAATCAGTTGCTTATTCTGCTGCTGACTTATTTGTTTTTCCCACCCGTGCCGATAACTTACCTTTAATGCTACAAGAAAGTATGGCTTGCGGTACACCAATGGTATCTTTTAAGATTGGTGGCGTTCCCGATTTAGTACGCCCAGGAATAACAGGTGCGATCGCCGAACCAGAAAACCCCCAAGATTTTTCTGAGAAAATTGTCCAGCTACTCGAAGATGTAAATCTCCGAGAAAAAATGAGTCAAAACTGTCGCGCGATCGCGGTTCAAGAATATTCCCTCGATCTCCAAGGAAAGCGATATCTTGAACTCTATCAACAGCTACTCAACTAA